The Impatiens glandulifera chromosome 8, dImpGla2.1, whole genome shotgun sequence genome includes a window with the following:
- the LOC124912199 gene encoding F-box protein SKIP16, giving the protein METVGGFAVHEILLRLSSKDAASLACVNSKFRIWASDETLWSNFCADELDLTSPVDPFGNPTSTFKEAYKRWKESFSMYPWPLVGRSKRCWDRIKSWFLANFPEAFATLRAGASEDELTNLENQLNVKLPLPTRILYRFCDGQEFNEDDEGNTLDNWMGLIGGYIFYHQVVNVFLFPVRHVIAGTKNMLRQLDFPNRSKYIIVAASLTDCGKFFFLNCDNGQLFVGTENLTGSCKMMPCVPKSLISSMHDCDAMLLWLEEHSRRLHNGTIRVCKEGEVKYLNLFHEEPPLCTTAVTNGVKVRASAILVPELSNLLREPANYMFAYSIRISLLPEGCIINGMHFDSCQLLSRHWTIIADDVVVSNVNGEAVIGKYPLLFPGEREFVYESCSPLSSTSGSIEGSFTFVPGSLVNPKGSPFKVKVAQFPLKLPDYIF; this is encoded by the exons ATGGAGACTGTGGGAGGATTCGCAGTACACGAGATTCTACTGAGGTTGAGTTCGAAAGACGCTGCATCTTTAGCTTGTGTCAATAGCAAATTCCGCATCTGGGCATCGGACGAAACTCTCTGGTCCAACTTCTGTGCAGATGAACTCGATCTCACTTCTCCCGTAGACCCTTTTGGAAACCCTACCTCTACTTTCAAG GAAGCTTATAAAAGATGGAAGGAATCCTTTTCAATGTATCCTTGGCCACTAGTTGGACGAAGTAAAAGATGTTGGGATAGAATTAAGAGTTGGTTCTTAGCAAACTTTCCAGAGGCTTTTGCTACATTGCGTGCTGGTGCATCTGAAGATGAACTAACTAATCTAGAGAACCAACTGAATGTAAAACTCCCCCTTCCTACGAGGATTCTATATAGATTTTGTGATGGTCAAGAGTTCAATGAAGACGATGAAGGAAACACTCTTGATAATTGGATGGGTCTCATAGGAGGATATATCTTTTATCACCAGGTGGTGAATGTTTTCTTATTTCCTGTAAGGCATGTTATTGCAGGGACAAAAAATATGTTGAGGCAACTTGACTTTCCTAATAGGTCTAAGTACATCATTGTGGCAGCCTCCTTAACTGACTGTGGGAAGTTTTTCTTTCTCAATTGCGACAATGGTCAACTTTTTGTGGGAACAGAGAATTTGACTGGTTCTTGTAAAATGATGCCTTGTGTTCCAAAATCTTTGATAAGTTCGATGCATGACTGTGATGCCATGCTTCTGTGGCTGGAGGAACACTCTCGTCGTTTACATAATGGAACCATTCGGGTATGCAAGgaaggagaagtcaaataccttaaTCTGTTCCACGAGGAGCCTCCTCTTTGTACAACTGCAGTAACAAATGGTGTTAAg GTTCGAGCTTCTGCCATACTCGTACCAGAACTTAGTAATCTTCTACGTGAACCAGCTAATTATATGTTTGCTTACTCCATTCGCATATCCCTTTTACCCGAGGGTTGCATCATCAATGGGATGCATTTTGACTCATGTCAACTTCTTAGTAGACATTGGACCATCATTGCAGATGATGTTGTTGTATCTAACGTTAATGGCGAAGCAGTTATAGGAAAG TATCCACTCTTGTTCCCTGGTGAAAGAGAATTTGTTTACGAGAGTTGCTCTCCATTGTCATCAACTTCAGGTTCCATTGAGGGTTCTTTTACGTTTGTTCCTGGAAG TTTGGTAAATCCGAAAGGAAGTCCCTTCAAGGTTAAAGTGGCACAGTTTCCCCTTAAGTTGCCAGATTATATCTTCTGA